A part of Cryptococcus neoformans var. neoformans JEC21 chromosome 4 sequence genomic DNA contains:
- a CDS encoding expressed protein produces the protein MDRTADDIFDEGDSLFSLPGPSNPRPLFRTPSTANSHNASNNAHTNSLRFRHHDPRFSSPVSVDYDPDGSGYSYQNASVIQGDEDLSGIADNGDGPSFEHGYEATLDREAEMAGIPVEEADGEVEESYDDASDGSSDLYDPDADPEAFAKRLDELAGVLEMNEVEATALKWDPPIGKDHRHHPHLHSSDFKSLIKHYLTTTSWQYSPSRPFFSTPGEGSSANGLDSRFSFGSDAFPFPVPGPWGIGDIGGIAAGEIHPIRVLGRTWRDADGAIGGERSFGVELEETGLENEISRPSEMSP, from the exons ATGGACAGAACAGCGGACGATATCTTTGACGAAGGCgactctctcttctcccttccagGTCCATCAAACCCACGCCCCCTTTTCCGCACCCCGTCCACAGCTAACTCTCACAACGCTTCCAACAATGCTCACACCAATTCGTTACGTTTTAGACACCACGATCCGAGATTTTCGTCTCCCGTGAGCGTCGACTATGATCCTGATGGCTCGGGCTACAGCTATCAAAACGCAAGTGTCATtcaaggtgatgaagatttATCTGGTATCGCCGACAACGGTGACGGACCCTCATTTGAGCATGGATATGAGGCTACGCTGGATAGAGAGGCTGAAATGGCCGGTATCCCTGTGGAGGAAGCTGAcggagaggtggaagaatcGTACGACGATGCGTCCGATGGATCGTCCGATCTCTATGACCCTGATGCAGATCCGGAAGCATTCGCCAAGCGGCTGGACGAACTTGCAGGTGTTTTGGAAATGAACGAGGTGGAAGCAACGGCCTTGAAGTGGGATCCACCCATAGGAAAAGATCACCGGCACC ACCCACATCTGCATTCTTCAGATTTCAAATCCCTCATCAAACACTATCTCACCACTACGTCATGGCAATATTCTCCATCGAGACCTTTCTTCTCTACGCCTGGCGAGGGTTCCTCTGCTAACGGGCTCGACTCGCGCTTTAGTTTCGGTTCTGAcgcttttcctttccctgtTCCGGGTCCATGGGGAATTGGTGACATAGGAGGGATTGCTGCTGGAGAAATACATCCAATCAGGGTCCTTGGTAGGACCTGGAGAGATGCTGACGGGGCAATCGGCGGGGAAAGATCGTTTGGGGTCGAACTTGAAGAGACTGGACTGGAGAATGAAATCTCGCGGCCTTCTGAGATGTCACCATAA
- a CDS encoding protein-Golgi retention-related protein, putative, whose protein sequence is MASFFSFSSVPVDIEIKLQGEEGRRQVEVKGEKDQRELCAVYYDGESVSGQVNVRVKDGKKYQHDGIRIELIGSIELFYDRGNHYEFVSLSQELAAAGELRHAEKYDFIFKNVEKQYESYAGINVKLRYYLRVSMNRISKEKEFWVHSYRMPPEANSGIRMEVGIEDCLHIEFEYNKAKYHLKDVIVGKIYFLLVRIKIKHMELSIIRRETTGSPPNQYNESETITKFEIMDGAPVRGETIPIRLFLGGFELTPTFRDVNKKFSTRYYLNLVLIDEENRRYFKQQEITIFRIPEN, encoded by the exons ATGgcatctttcttctcattctcctcaGTCCCTGTCGACATTGAGATTAAGCTACAGGGCGAAGAGGGTCGCAGGCAAGTGGAAGTCAAAGGTGAGAAGGATCAGCGGGAGCTGTGTGCAGTCTATTACGACGGTGAAAGTGTCAGCGGACAAGTAAACGTCCGAGTTAAGGATGGCAAGAAGTATCAGCATGATGGCATCAGGATCGAATTGATCGGCAGTATAG AACTCTTCTACGATAGAGGAAATCACTACGAGTTCGTATCCCTCTCTCAAGAGCTGGCCGCCGCTGGAGAGCTTCGCCATGCTGAGAAATACgacttcatcttcaaaaaTGTGGAGAAACAGTACGAGTCGTATGCTGGTATAAACGTCAAATTACG ATATTATCTACGAGTGTCAATGAATCGCATCAgtaaggagaaggaattTTGGGTGCACTCATACCGGATGCCCCCAGAAGCCAATTCGGGTATTCGGATGGAAGTCGGGATCGAGGATTGCCTTCATATTGAGTTCGAGTACAACAAGGCCAA ATATCATCTTAAAGATGTTATCGTCGGGAAGATATACTTCCTTCTCGTTCGTATCAAAATCAAACATATGGAGCTGTCCATCATCCGTCGCGAGACTACAGGCTCACCTCCGAATCAATACAATGAATCCGAAACCATCACGAAATTTGAAATCATGGATGGTGCACCGGTGCGAGGAGAAACGATCCCTATCAGGCTCTTTTTAGGCGGCTTTGAATTAACACCCACCTTCAGGGATGTGAACAAGAAGTTCTCGACTAGATACTACCTTAATCTAGTCTTGATCGATGAAGAAAACAGAAGGTATTTTAAACAACAAGAAATCACGATCTTCAGGATACC GGAGAACTAA
- a CDS encoding initiation factor 5a (eif-5a), putative yields the protein MAEEEHHETFEATGAGASKTFPMQCSALRKNGHVVIKGRPCKIVDMSTSKTGKHGHAKVHLVAIDIFTGKKLEDISPSTHNMDVPNVRRQEFQLLDIQDGFLNLMDSDGGSKDDVKVPETEIGQQIMADFEAGKDLMVTIISAMDEEQAISYKEAPSN from the exons ATGGCTGAGGAGGAGCACCACGAGACTTTCGAGGCCACCGGTGCCGGGGCTTCCAAGACCTTCCC TATGCAGTGTTCCGCTCTCAGGAAGAACGGTCACGTTGTCATCAAGGGCAGGCCTTGCAAGATCGTTGACATGTCCACTTCCAAGACTGGTAAGCACGGTCACGCCAAGGTTCACCTTGTCGCCATCGAC ATCTTCACCGGCAAGAAGCTCGAAGACATTTCTCCCTCCACCCACAACATGGACGTCCCTAACGTCAGGAGGCAGGAATTCCAGCTCCTTGATATCCAGGACGGTTTCCTCAACTTGATGGACTCTGACGGTGGTTCCAAGGACGACGTCAAGGTCCCCGAGACCGAGATTGGTCAGCAGATTATGGCCGACTTCGAGGCTGGCAAGGACCTCATGgtcaccatcatctccgCCATGG ACGAGGAGCAGGCCATTTCCTACAAGGAGGCTCCCTCCAACTAA